A window of Salmo trutta chromosome 17, fSalTru1.1, whole genome shotgun sequence genomic DNA:
AAGCACGagcacgcacactcacacgcatAAAGCTTGCCATCAATTGTCTGGTTTCACTCACTCTTTCCAaactctctttcactcactctctctctctctccctctgttctccagCCATCCTCTGGCTCTGTGGCCACTCCTCCACCTCTGGTCAGAGGCAGCATTGCATCAGGCAAAGGACCACTACAGGTACAGACAGCTACTGCTCACCGCCACTATACTATACAAGTCATTACATTACTGCTATTATCAGGatcacctttttttttttttttttttttttttttttttatacatatacCCAGAATTTGCCTTAGTGTGGTGCTGCCAGCAATAGACAATATACAAACAGAATAGAGACACGAGTCTACTTGAACATCATACAGAATATATACAATATCCACCTCAATGGacatttaccctgcccccacccaatggacatttatcatgctgaatagccaccactagtcagACCACtgctccccctgtccccctcctggACTTCCTACCCATCCCCCCCATAGACATTCCCACCCCCCTCAACTGACATTTTCACTGCCCCCACCCCAATGGTAATTTATCATGTTAGTTGTAAATATGtatgttattatttattttactgtttcATTCACTTCCCtttgacctgcactgttggagcttgaAGCTCAAGATTTTCATTGTACCCTGCATTCACATTTGcaaccctgtgcatgtgactaataaactctCTCTCTGAACATAACTCTGGAGTATAGGCTGATTACAGTCGGAATATACAATTTACAGAGGGGATATATCTATCtataaactgtgtggttcgagcttgaatgctgattggctggaagccatggtatatcagacagtataccatgggtatgacaaaacatgtatttttactgccctaattacattggtaaccagtttataatagcaataaggcaccacgGGGGTttgtagtatatggccaatataccacgactaagggttgtgcataagaacagcccttaggcgtggcatattggccatataccacactccctcgtgccttattgctttaatAAGCAAAGGGAGGGATGTACAGCACATTAATTGTATATCAGTGTATCCATTCAACCACTAAGAACATTCAAGCTCTCTGTACTAGCTTGTTATCAGTGTGTCTGTTCAACCGTGCTGTCAGAAGTAATCACTTGCATCTTGCTGGGTCACTACAGCTGATGTGACATGGCTCTGTTTTGCCTCTACCTGATATGTCTTGACAGAATGATTGATTGAATATGATGTGAAAGGGACTGGCCACTTGCCAGCACATGTCAACAGTGATCATGTGGTATCATCACAAGATACTTTCATGGTCAAATCTAATTTCCATTAAATCATGATTTACCTAAAAGTCTGAATTACATGTGGATCTTGTGTTAGGAGTCAACCCTCATAGTATGGGTTGTTAAtgtggtcactttaataatgtttacatactgttttacccatttcatctatgtatgtgtatatgtatatatatatatatatacacgttattctagtcaaggcctatACCATTCAACTATTTCTGtatatatactattctatcctacatattcttcagatatactgcATTTTCTATCAATATACTGTCTATAATGCTTATACATCCGATCATATATCTATATATAcggtaccggtcaaaagtttggacacacctactcattccagggtttttctttattcttactattttctacattgtagaataatagtgaagacatcaaaactatgaaataacacatggaatcatgtagtaactgaaaaaagtgttaaacaaatcaaaatatatttgagattcttcaaagtagccaccctttgccttgatgacagctttgcacactcttggcattctctcaaccagcttcatgaggtagtcaccttgaaTGCATTTGAATTTAcaggtgtcttgttaaaagttaatttgtggaatttctttcctcaatgtgtttgagccaatcagtcgtgttgtgacaaggtagggtggtataaggaagatagctctatttggtcaaataccaagtccatgttatggcaagaacagatcgagagaaacgacagtccatcattactttaagacatgaaggccagtcaatccggaaaattaagaactttgaaagtttcttcaagtacagtcgcaaaaaccatcaagcactatgatgaaactggctctcttgaggaccgccacaggaaaggaagacccagagttacctctgctgcagaggataagttcattagagtttccagactcagaaattgcagctcaaataaatgcttcagagttcatgtaaaagacacatctcaacatcaactgttcagaggaggcagtgtgatcaggccttcatggtcgaattgctgcaaagaaaccagtactaaagaactccaataataagaagagacttgcttggggcaagaaacacgagcaatggacattagaccggtggaaatctgtcctttggtctgatgagtccaaattggagatttttggttccaaccaccgtgtctttgtcagacgaagagtaggtgaacggatgatctccatgtgtggttcccaccgtgaagcatgaaggagatgtgatggtgtggaggtactttgctggtgacactgtctgtgatttatttagaattttaagGCACATTtacccagcatggctacaacagcattctgcagtgatacgccatcccatctggtttgcgcttagtgggactatcatttgtttttcaacaggacaaatagccaacacacctccaggctgtgtaagggctatttgaccaagaagtagagtgatggagtgctgcatcagatgacctggcctccacaatcacctgaccctcaacccaattgggatgagtaggactgcagagtgaaggaaaagcagccaacaagtgctcagcatatgtgggaacaccttcaagactgttggaaaagcattccaggtgaagctggttgagagaatgccaagagtgtgcaaagctgtcatcaaggcaaagggtggctactttgaagaatgtaaattataacatattttgattgaaaaacatgtttttgttactacacgattccatgtgttatttcatcattttgatgtcacttattctacaatgtaaaaataaagaaaaacccttgaatgagtaggtgtccaaactttgactggtactgtatgtatacacacacgcgcgcacacacactttgGACTCCGatattgctcgtcctaatatttcttaattccattattttacttgtgtaaatgtgtgttGTTTGATATTTCTGCACAGTTGGAACACAAGCATATCGCTTCACCCGCAATTACATCTGCTAAATGTTTGTGTATGCcatcaataaaatttgatttggttgTGTAAAGTTTAAACCCTGGTGTCGTTTTGTGTCCAGGTGTCGTCAGGCCGTAGCTCAGGCATAGTGATCCCTCCTCCATTAGTCCGGGGTGGGCAGCACATCCCGTCCAAACAGAACTCCCAGACTGCCATGCCACCCCTCGTCAGAGGGGCACAGGTAATTTATGCTCTGGTGCTTACTGTTTAAACTTATTTTATTGTTGTCTTGTGCAATGTGAATTATTAATATGAATTCCACATTCTCTGTATGATCAGTGTATTTTTTCATAATACGTTTTTCTGCTACTTTCATGCTGTAAAACACATTATTCCTTGGCAGTGAACTCTCTAAGTAATAGACTAAATGCAAAATACTAGTTGGTTCTACACGCAGTGCGCTTGTCAGTCTATTCCAGTAAATTCATTTTACAGTGAAATGGATATTGACATATTTTCTCTCAATGGGCTTTTgggcatgggaaacgtgtttacattgccaaagcaagggaAATTAACAAAAGTGAGAAGACAAAACAATATCAActagaaatgaacagtaaacattaccctctcctctctctgtccctctccctgtgtgtgacTCCACTTCCCCCTTCCCCTCTGCCTTATGtcctgccctgtgtgtgtgtgtaacgttgTCAGCCCATTGCGGTGTCTCCCCAGCAGATCGCATCCTTGCGGCAGCAGCAGCACTCTGGGTCGGGTCCCCCTCCCCTGCTGCTGGCCCCCAGGGCCTCGGTCCCCAACGTCCAGGTGCAGGGCCAGAGGGTCATCCAGCAGGGCCTTATCAGGGTGGCCAATGTCCCCAACACCAACGTCCTGGTCAACATACCACAGGTCAGAACACACTCTATCACCCAGGTCAGTCAAACATTACTACATTACTGCCAGGTCACCAACGTACTGGCCAGCATCTTACATTAAGACCTCCTCGAAAGAGCACATTTCAGAAATGCATCCCCACAGTGTTGGACTCCCAACAGCACTAATTCTTCATCTAATTTCATCCTGACTAGTGAGTGTGTCTCTGTTTCCCAGGGCTCTCAGAAGGGCTCATCTGTGTCGTCTCAGGCCGGGATGGGCAGTGGCATGTCCACGGTCCAGGCCAACGAGTCCCCGGCCGCTCGCCAGGCGGCCGCCAAGCTGGCATTGCGTAAGCAGCTGGAGAAGACACTGCTGGAGATCCCTCCTCCCAAACCTCCCGCCCCCGAGCGCAACTTCCTGCCGTCAGCAGCCAACAACGAGTTCATCTACCTGATGGGCCTGGAGGAGGTGGTGCAGAACCTGCTGGACACACTGGGACGGGGTGGGTTTATTCTTTTATTCAAAAATATTCAATCCTTGCGTCAGCATAAGGTCtttatggtggtagtagtagtcttAGCTAATCTCTTACAGTGAGTTGTTTGTTGGCTGCCATGGGTTCTTCTCATTCTAGCACCTTGCTCTATTTGAAAAGTACTGGCCTAATGTACATAATACTGACATGTCATTTTTCGGTATTTCACTCTCAGGCAAGAAACAGGGTCAGTCAGTGGCCCCGGTGACCCCCATCCCCATGGAGCCGCACACCTGCGCCCAGTGCAAGACGGATTTCACGTCGCGCTGGCGCTCGGAGAAGAGCGGCCCCGTCCTGTGCGACCAGTGCATGTCGTCCAACCTGAAGAAGGCCCTGAAGGCGCAGCACACCAACCGTCTTAAGGCGGCCTTCGTCAAGGCCCTGCAGCAGGAGCAGGAGATAGAgcagcggatcctccagcaggCCGCCTCTCCCGTCTCCAAAATGCCCTCTTCTTCCTCAAGGATGAAGAGTGAGCAGCAGCATGTGCTGGTGTCTCAACAGTACAAGCAGGCGAGAGCCCAGCTCCAGCAACATAGAGGCACGCCTATGGCCCGCCACCACTCCTCCATCAAGCAGGTCAGCAGTGGGACACAACACAACTGCTGCACACCAGgggtgtaaaaatactttcaagtactagtactacttaagtagttttttggggtatctgtactttactatttataacaacttttacttcactacattcctaaaaaaaagtatgtactttttactccttacattttcccttcaaccaaaaagtactcgttacattttaaatgcttagcaggaaagTAACATTTCCTAATTCACAATATATCAATATATCCTAATATCAAGAGAACATcagtggtcatccctactgcctctgatcactaaacacacatgcttaatTTGTAATGATGTTTGAGTGTTGAAGTCTACCCCTGgttatccgtaaataaaaaacaagaatatggcaccatctggtttgcttaatgtaaaaaaattgaaattattatacttttgataattaagtatataTAAAACCAAATTATTTTACTCTCACTACTAACTCTTCCGGAAGGGGAAGCTTGTTTGGTGTACGTTTTTTGATTcctggaagaagaaaaaaactgtgGCATACTTTTTGAGTCTATGAACACATTGGTTAATTACTAACGTTCCTGTTTTCTCCCTTCTCACAGAGCTCTGGTCAGATGTCCCGTAGTGTGCAGCAGGTGGTGGGGTCTCGCAGTGTCACTCACTCGTTC
This region includes:
- the LOC115151802 gene encoding transcriptional repressor p66-alpha isoform X1, whose amino-acid sequence is MGEVCTQAVMSEEAVRQTRSRKRALERDVVAPGSPGGELDSKKVKLENCDLLPAADGPIALVAVGGGGDVVKTEQTATVASMSILKTGEVKATIKVEVQTGDRPVDMSTSKSDVKKERQPLSPNNDVIVLSDNELSIPVMNGLNYYRKTDTDLLRKSSPDERERIIKQLKEELRLQEAKLVLLKKLRHSQIQKESTVQKPSSGSVATPPPLVRGSIASGKGPLQVSSGRSSGIVIPPPLVRGGQHIPSKQNSQTAMPPLVRGAQPIAVSPQQIASLRQQQHSGSGPPPLLLAPRASVPNVQVQGQRVIQQGLIRVANVPNTNVLVNIPQGSQKGSSVSSQAGMGSGMSTVQANESPAARQAAAKLALRKQLEKTLLEIPPPKPPAPERNFLPSAANNEFIYLMGLEEVVQNLLDTLGRGKKQGQSVAPVTPIPMEPHTCAQCKTDFTSRWRSEKSGPVLCDQCMSSNLKKALKAQHTNRLKAAFVKALQQEQEIEQRILQQAASPVSKMPSSSSRMKSEQQHVLVSQQYKQARAQLQQHRGTPMARHHSSIKQSSGQMSRSVQQVVGSRSVTHSFSTSSQQLQNAVTAASLVSRPGKHAMRPAQGTKGSGSSNPLANPNAWRKQTTGNSGVTMAYVNPSLSVHKTTTSANLERQREYLLDMIPSRSISQTANTWK
- the LOC115151802 gene encoding transcriptional repressor p66-alpha isoform X2, coding for MGEVCTQAVMSEEAVRQTRSRKRALERDVVAPGSPGGELDSKKVKLENCDLLPAADGPIALVAVGGGGDVVKTEQTATVASMSILKTGEVKATIKVEVQTGDRPVDMSTSKSDVKKERQPLSPNNDVIVLSDNELSIPVMNGLNYYRKTDTDLLRKSSPDERERIIKQLKEELRLQEAKLVLLKKLRHSQIQKESTVQKPSSGSVATPPPLVRGSIASGKGPLQVSSGRSSGIVIPPPLVRGGQHIPSKQNSQTAMPPLVRGAQQIASLRQQQHSGSGPPPLLLAPRASVPNVQVQGQRVIQQGLIRVANVPNTNVLVNIPQGSQKGSSVSSQAGMGSGMSTVQANESPAARQAAAKLALRKQLEKTLLEIPPPKPPAPERNFLPSAANNEFIYLMGLEEVVQNLLDTLGRGKKQGQSVAPVTPIPMEPHTCAQCKTDFTSRWRSEKSGPVLCDQCMSSNLKKALKAQHTNRLKAAFVKALQQEQEIEQRILQQAASPVSKMPSSSSRMKSEQQHVLVSQQYKQARAQLQQHRGTPMARHHSSIKQSSGQMSRSVQQVVGSRSVTHSFSTSSQQLQNAVTAASLVSRPGKHAMRPAQGTKGSGSSNPLANPNAWRKQTTGNSGVTMAYVNPSLSVHKTTTSANLERQREYLLDMIPSRSISQTANTWK
- the LOC115151802 gene encoding transcriptional repressor p66-alpha isoform X4 yields the protein MSEEAVRQTRSRKRALERDVVAPGSPGGELDSKKVKLENCDLLPAADGPIALVAVGGGGDVVKTEQTATVASMSILKTGEVKATIKVEVQTGDRPVDMSTSKSDVKKERQPLSPNNDVIVLSDNELSIPVMNGLNYYRKTDTDLLRKSSPDERERIIKQLKEELRLQEAKLVLLKKLRHSQIQKESTVQKPSSGSVATPPPLVRGSIASGKGPLQVSSGRSSGIVIPPPLVRGGQHIPSKQNSQTAMPPLVRGAQPIAVSPQQIASLRQQQHSGSGPPPLLLAPRASVPNVQVQGQRVIQQGLIRVANVPNTNVLVNIPQGSQKGSSVSSQAGMGSGMSTVQANESPAARQAAAKLALRKQLEKTLLEIPPPKPPAPERNFLPSAANNEFIYLMGLEEVVQNLLDTLGRGKKQGQSVAPVTPIPMEPHTCAQCKTDFTSRWRSEKSGPVLCDQCMSSNLKKALKAQHTNRLKAAFVKALQQEQEIEQRILQQAASPVSKMPSSSSRMKSEQQHVLVSQQYKQARAQLQQHRGTPMARHHSSIKQSSGQMSRSVQQVVGSRSVTHSFSTSSQQLQNAVTAASLVSRPGKHAMRPAQGTKGSGSSNPLANPNAWRKQTTGNSGVTMAYVNPSLSVHKTTTSANLERQREYLLDMIPSRSISQTANTWK
- the LOC115151802 gene encoding transcriptional repressor p66-alpha isoform X5, which encodes MGEVCTQAVMSEEAVRQTRSRKRALERDVVAPGSPGGELDSKKVKLENCDLLPAADGPIALVAVGGGGDVVKTEQTATVASMSILKTGEVKATIKVEVQTGDRPVDMSTSKSDVKKERQPLSPNNDVIVLSDNELSIPVMNGLNYYRKTDTDLLRKSSPDERERIIKQLKEELRLQEAKLVLLKKLRHSQIQKESTVQKPSSGSVATPPPLVRGSIASGKGPLQVSSGRSSGIVIPPPLVRGGQHIPSKQNSQTAMPPLVRGAQPIAVSPQQIASLRQQQHSGSGPPPLLLAPRASVPNVQVQGQRVIQQGLIRVANVPNTNVLVNIPQGSQKGSSVSSQAGMGSGMSTVQANESPAARQAAAKLALRKQLEKTLLEIPPPKPPAPERNFLPSAANNEFIYLMGLEEVVQNLLDTLGRGKKQGQSVAPVTPIPMEPHTCAQCKTDFTSRWRSEKSGPVLCDQCMSSNLKKALKAQHTNRLKAAFVKALQQEQEIEQRILQQAASPVSKMPSSSSRMKSEQQHVLVSQQYKQARAQLQQHRGTPMARHHSSIKQSSGQMSRSVQQVVGSRSVTHSFSTSSQQLQNAVTAASLVSRPGVTMAYVNPSLSVHKTTTSANLERQREYLLDMIPSRSISQTANTWK
- the LOC115151802 gene encoding transcriptional repressor p66-alpha isoform X3, whose protein sequence is MGEVCTQAVMSEEAVRQTRSRKRALERDVVAPGSPGGELDSKKVKLENCDLLPAADGPIALVAVGGGGDVVKTEQTATVASMSILKTGEVKATIKVEVQTGDRPVDMSTSKSDVKKERQPLSPNNDVIVLSDNELSIPVMNGLNYYRKTDTDLLRKSSPDERERIIKQLKEELRLQEAKLVLLKKLRHSQIQKESTVQKPSSGSVATPPPLVRGSIASGKGPLQVSSGRSSGIVIPPPLVRGGQHIPSKQNSQTAMPPLVRGAQIASLRQQQHSGSGPPPLLLAPRASVPNVQVQGQRVIQQGLIRVANVPNTNVLVNIPQGSQKGSSVSSQAGMGSGMSTVQANESPAARQAAAKLALRKQLEKTLLEIPPPKPPAPERNFLPSAANNEFIYLMGLEEVVQNLLDTLGRGKKQGQSVAPVTPIPMEPHTCAQCKTDFTSRWRSEKSGPVLCDQCMSSNLKKALKAQHTNRLKAAFVKALQQEQEIEQRILQQAASPVSKMPSSSSRMKSEQQHVLVSQQYKQARAQLQQHRGTPMARHHSSIKQSSGQMSRSVQQVVGSRSVTHSFSTSSQQLQNAVTAASLVSRPGKHAMRPAQGTKGSGSSNPLANPNAWRKQTTGNSGVTMAYVNPSLSVHKTTTSANLERQREYLLDMIPSRSISQTANTWK